In a genomic window of Caldivirga sp.:
- a CDS encoding FAD-dependent oxidoreductase: MSQRFDVIVVGAGPAGLTAAQRLASRGFKVLVVERGRRPGSKNVYGGRIYAHVLDKLYPEYVKEAPVERWVRKERLTMLTKDSGVTLEFETKATEHKSFTAYLSNFTEWLDRKAETAGALVVTETPVDNLITKDGKVIGVKSGSDEVYGDVVIVAEGINRLVLESSGLAPKLQPSLVGLGVKEVIKLGRNEINERFNLDEDEGLAWALAGYPTHYVPGGAFIYTNKDAITLGIVVYLEHGGKLDVPVYDLIEEFRLHPFVSRLLKGGQLLEYSAHLTPIVGLKAMPPRLYGNGYLVVGDAAGFLLHLGVLIRGVDFAMESGRLAAEAIIKAHDQGKYDEEALSIYHQLLNESFILREFNAFKNAHKALNNPRLYSDYVMLANAFMSRYFDVDGTPRRIWDTFMKTKGKLTLVDLTRDALSLVMNL, translated from the coding sequence GTGAGTCAGAGGTTTGACGTCATAGTTGTTGGGGCAGGACCAGCAGGCTTAACCGCGGCCCAGAGGTTGGCTTCAAGGGGTTTTAAGGTTCTGGTTGTTGAGAGGGGTCGTAGGCCTGGGAGTAAGAACGTTTATGGGGGTAGAATATACGCCCACGTCCTTGATAAACTATACCCGGAGTACGTTAAGGAGGCTCCCGTGGAGCGTTGGGTTAGGAAGGAGCGTTTAACCATGCTGACTAAGGACAGTGGGGTTACCCTTGAGTTTGAGACTAAGGCCACTGAGCATAAGTCATTCACAGCATACCTATCAAACTTCACAGAGTGGCTTGATAGGAAGGCTGAGACCGCTGGGGCGCTTGTGGTTACTGAAACACCTGTGGATAACTTGATCACTAAGGATGGTAAGGTTATTGGGGTTAAGTCGGGGAGTGACGAGGTCTACGGTGACGTGGTTATTGTGGCTGAGGGTATTAATAGGCTTGTCCTAGAGTCAAGTGGACTAGCCCCTAAGCTTCAACCAAGCCTAGTTGGGCTTGGGGTTAAGGAGGTTATTAAGCTTGGTAGGAATGAGATTAATGAGAGGTTTAACCTAGATGAGGATGAGGGCCTCGCCTGGGCCCTGGCAGGCTACCCAACTCACTACGTGCCCGGCGGCGCATTTATCTACACTAATAAGGATGCAATAACCCTGGGCATTGTTGTTTACCTTGAGCACGGAGGTAAGCTTGACGTGCCAGTCTACGACCTAATAGAGGAGTTTAGGCTTCACCCATTCGTAAGTAGACTACTTAAGGGTGGGCAATTACTGGAGTACTCAGCTCACTTAACGCCGATAGTGGGCTTAAAGGCAATGCCACCTAGACTGTATGGTAATGGTTACCTAGTGGTTGGTGATGCCGCCGGCTTCCTACTTCACCTAGGCGTTTTAATTAGGGGGGTGGACTTCGCCATGGAGAGCGGTAGGCTTGCCGCTGAGGCCATTATTAAGGCTCATGACCAAGGTAAGTACGATGAGGAGGCGTTGTCGATTTACCATCAGCTGCTTAATGAAAGCTTCATACTGAGGGAGTTCAACGCCTTCAAGAACGCCCATAAGGCCTTAAATAACCCCAGGCTCTACAGTGATTACGTGATGCTGGCTAACGCATTCATGAGTAGGTACTTTGACGTTGATGGGACGCCTAGGAGGATTTGGGACACGTTCATGAAGACTAAGGGTAAGTTAACCCTAGTTGACTTAACTAGGGATGCCTTAAGCCTGGTGATGAACCTATGA
- a CDS encoding nucleotidyltransferase domain-containing protein, producing MFRYYRELGRVNEDFRRNKLRYFKKIIEIAEEYNGKAYLFGSQLRGSATAASDVDILVEVPCGVNWLEVLARLRREVGNPKFEFHVRCGEEAKLMKRMIKEYEDLESMIRKIK from the coding sequence ATGTTTAGGTATTATAGAGAGTTAGGAAGGGTGAATGAGGATTTTAGGAGGAACAAGCTGAGGTACTTTAAGAAAATAATCGAGATTGCCGAGGAATATAATGGTAAAGCCTACCTCTTCGGCTCCCAGCTCAGGGGAAGTGCGACGGCCGCCAGTGATGTAGATATACTGGTTGAAGTACCATGTGGAGTTAACTGGCTGGAAGTATTGGCAAGATTAAGGAGAGAGGTAGGTAATCCTAAGTTCGAGTTCCATGTGAGGTGTGGGGAGGAAGCTAAACTTATGAAAAGAATGATAAAGGAGTATGAGGATCTGGAGAGCATGATAAGAAAGATTAAGTAG
- a CDS encoding ferredoxin family protein yields MSMDNRRIPIEERLNSNAWDVSQRPHIRIIDPDKCRKCEAKPCTHLCPARCYTLSSDGTVLFSHEGCLECGTCRIVCPHNAIEWTYPRSGYGVQYRFG; encoded by the coding sequence ATGAGCATGGATAATAGGAGAATACCCATTGAGGAGAGGCTTAACTCCAATGCCTGGGACGTTAGCCAAAGGCCCCACATTAGGATAATTGACCCTGACAAGTGCCGTAAATGCGAGGCAAAGCCCTGCACCCACCTATGCCCAGCAAGGTGCTACACCTTATCCTCAGATGGCACTGTGCTCTTCTCCCATGAGGGCTGCCTTGAGTGTGGGACCTGTAGGATTGTTTGCCCACACAATGCAATAGAGTGGACTTACCCAAGGAGTGGCTATGGAGTGCAGTATAGGTTTGGGTGA
- a CDS encoding electron transfer flavoprotein subunit beta/FixA family protein, giving the protein MGATVISSANAGSTMGKELTIIVPVKAAVPNITAVRLDPVTHNLVREGVPLMLNPYDRNALEFALRLKDKYGGRVITLSMAPPSGKDFLESTIGMGADEAYLITDRVFAGADTLATSYTVAMTIKKLFPSFNLVVMGEETTDSTTAHMPAQVASWLSLPYLYYVVDGEVDFEKGTIRLTRYLEDEGVFEEYEYTMPVIVSVYKDSNPPRDISLNRKIQAKLSGLVKSVTNNELKLDPFCVGLRGSPTIVAKIEDAKPIQRKKQIFKGDPKEAAKWLIENLTKEGVIRL; this is encoded by the coding sequence ATGGGCGCCACTGTTATAAGTTCAGCAAATGCAGGCTCAACCATGGGTAAGGAGTTGACTATTATTGTTCCTGTTAAGGCAGCTGTACCAAACATAACTGCGGTTAGGCTTGACCCAGTAACCCACAACCTGGTTAGGGAGGGTGTGCCACTGATGCTTAACCCCTATGATAGGAACGCCCTTGAATTCGCCCTTAGGCTTAAGGACAAGTACGGTGGTAGGGTGATTACGTTATCCATGGCTCCACCTAGTGGTAAGGATTTCCTTGAGTCAACAATAGGCATGGGTGCTGATGAGGCTTACTTAATAACGGACAGGGTCTTCGCTGGGGCAGATACCTTAGCCACATCCTACACGGTAGCTATGACGATTAAGAAGCTCTTCCCAAGCTTCAACCTAGTGGTGATGGGTGAGGAGACCACCGACTCCACCACAGCCCACATGCCTGCTCAAGTGGCGTCATGGCTCAGCCTACCCTACCTATACTACGTAGTTGATGGTGAAGTCGACTTTGAGAAGGGGACCATTAGGTTAACCCGTTACCTTGAGGATGAGGGTGTCTTCGAGGAGTACGAGTACACTATGCCAGTCATAGTTAGCGTGTATAAGGATAGTAACCCACCAAGGGACATTAGCTTAAACCGCAAGATTCAGGCTAAGTTAAGTGGCCTAGTTAAGTCAGTGACTAATAATGAACTTAAGCTTGACCCATTCTGCGTTGGTTTAAGGGGTTCACCAACAATAGTGGCTAAGATAGAGGACGCTAAGCCAATACAGAGGAAGAAGCAGATATTCAAAGGTGACCCCAAGGAGGCGGCTAAGTGGCTTATAGAAAACTTAACCAAGGAGGGGGTGATTAGACTATGA
- a CDS encoding electron transfer flavoprotein subunit alpha/FixB family protein, which translates to MSSTRICPEWPQINKSDYKGIWVYVEHQNGVIKDGSLQLIGKARELAAKINTDVSAVMIGHGLGDLVKEPIYYGADRVIYVDDEALSVYMPHVYSSVIVNLVNKYKPEIVLFAATKRGRELAPYVANTLRAGITADCTDLDVDVKTRDLDQVRPTYGGNILAHIRTPNRRPQLASVRPNVFPTPPRDVNRKGEVIRESLNNLPKPNGVLLGVKSVTKGDSDLPPVEKADLVVTAGRGVSGPEGVKLLIELAKALGGTIGGTKKVTDAGWLPTDRQIGQTGKTVRPTVYIGVGVSGAIQHIFGIKESKIIVAINSDPNAPIFEYADYGIVGDYRQIVQALLELLNSRRQAVK; encoded by the coding sequence ATGAGCAGCACCAGAATATGCCCAGAGTGGCCTCAGATAAACAAGAGTGATTATAAGGGTATTTGGGTTTACGTGGAGCACCAGAACGGTGTAATAAAGGATGGCAGCCTCCAGTTGATTGGTAAGGCTAGGGAATTAGCCGCTAAGATTAATACTGATGTGTCAGCAGTGATGATTGGGCATGGTTTAGGGGACTTGGTTAAGGAACCCATATACTATGGGGCTGATAGGGTTATTTACGTTGACGATGAAGCCCTCTCAGTCTACATGCCCCACGTCTACTCCTCAGTAATAGTTAACCTTGTTAACAAGTATAAGCCTGAAATAGTCTTATTCGCAGCAACAAAGAGGGGGAGGGAATTAGCCCCCTACGTCGCCAATACCCTTAGGGCTGGTATAACAGCCGACTGCACTGACCTTGACGTTGACGTTAAGACAAGGGACCTTGACCAAGTAAGGCCAACGTACGGAGGCAACATACTGGCTCACATTAGGACACCCAATAGGAGGCCTCAATTAGCCAGCGTTAGGCCCAACGTATTCCCAACACCACCAAGGGACGTTAACCGTAAGGGTGAGGTTATTAGGGAGTCGTTGAATAACCTACCTAAGCCTAATGGGGTTCTCCTAGGCGTTAAATCAGTAACTAAGGGGGACAGTGACCTACCACCAGTTGAGAAGGCTGACCTAGTGGTTACGGCTGGGAGGGGTGTTAGTGGACCTGAGGGTGTTAAGCTACTTATTGAGTTAGCTAAGGCGCTTGGAGGCACTATTGGTGGAACTAAGAAGGTTACTGACGCTGGTTGGTTACCCACTGATAGGCAGATTGGGCAGACCGGCAAGACCGTTAGGCCCACTGTCTACATTGGTGTAGGCGTTAGTGGGGCTATCCAGCACATATTCGGCATAAAGGAGTCCAAGATAATAGTCGCCATTAACAGTGACCCAAACGCTCCAATATTTGAATACGCGGACTATGGCATAGTTGGGGACTATAGGCAGATTGTGCAGGCATTACTGGAGTTACTCAACTCAAGGAGGCAGGCCGTTAAGTAA